The following are encoded together in the bacterium genome:
- the nifJ gene encoding pyruvate:ferredoxin (flavodoxin) oxidoreductase produces MARKMKGYDGNSAAAHVAHATNEVIAIYPITPSSPMGEVSDEKTARGEKNIWGTIPSVTEMQSEGGASGAVHGALATGALTTTFTASQGLLLMIPNMYKIAGELTSTVFHVTARSLACAALSIFGDHSDVMACRQTGFAMFCSNSVQEAMDFALIAQQATLASRIPFLHFFDGFRTSHEVQKIEELTYDDMHAMIDDDLVLAHRMRGLSPDHPSMGGTAQNPDVYFQGRETVNKFYLATPKIVQETMDKFAKIVGRQYKLFEYVGAPDAERVIVLMGSGAETAHETVDYMTAKGEKVGIIKVRLYRPFSVEHLIAALPASVKKIAVLDRTKEPGSLGEPLYLDVVTGVEEAVSEGKAPFKSAPVIVGGRYGLGSKEFTPAMVKAVFDNLKADKPKNHFVVGINDDVTKSSLDYDPSFRTADENTYRAMFYGLGSDGTVGANKNSIKIIGDETDNYAQGYFVYDSKKAGSVTVSHLRFGKNPIRSPYLIDSANFIACHNPSFIEKYDMLKNLEEGGTFLLTTPHGADVVWDTLPQEVQQQIIDKKAKFYVIDAISIGHKIGLGARINMIMQAAFFKLTGILPEEQAVTAIKNAIKKSYGKYGDKVVEMNYKAVEAGMTEFAEVKYPNKVTSTFKMPPVVSENAPEFVKTVTAEIMAGRGDDLPVSKMPVDGKFMTGTTAFEKRNIAVDIPEWDPDLCIQCGFCSLYCPHAAIRMKAYDESELAKAPATFKSADGKAQLKGKKVTVQIAPEDCTGCGLCVQNCPAKSKDNPDHKAINMVPQEPLRESERANWDFFLSLPETDPTLVKKETVKGSQLLPALFEFSGACAGCGETAYVKLVSQLFGDRAVIANATGCSSIYGGNLPTTPYTSRKDGRGPAWCNSLFEDNAEFGMGYRLTIDKFKEYALELLDSEVKGGCVKPELAEAIKNADQSTQEGIEAQRARVKELKDSISGWLDKCAPCKQLDSVADYLVAKSVWIVGGDGWAYDIGYGGLDHVLASGKNVNVLVLDTEVYSNTGGQMSKSTPRGAVAKFAAGGKPMGKKDLAMMAMTYGNVYAARVSLADPNHLVKTLVEAEAYDGPSIIICYSHCIAHGINNTFGVDEQKKAIACGHWPLFRYNPEKAAKGENPVSLDSKEPSMSFEEYAYGENRYRVLKKINPDAAAKLMCEAEVDVKNRWQTYKELAEATYTSPEAECSGK; encoded by the coding sequence ATGGCACGTAAGATGAAGGGCTACGACGGCAATTCGGCGGCTGCCCACGTAGCACACGCAACTAATGAAGTAATTGCAATATATCCGATCACGCCGAGTTCACCGATGGGCGAAGTCTCCGATGAAAAGACAGCCCGCGGCGAAAAGAATATTTGGGGGACCATCCCGTCAGTCACCGAAATGCAGAGTGAGGGTGGGGCATCGGGAGCCGTGCACGGCGCGCTGGCTACCGGCGCTCTGACGACCACATTCACTGCTTCGCAGGGTCTGCTCCTTATGATCCCTAACATGTATAAGATCGCCGGTGAGCTTACCTCAACGGTCTTCCATGTCACAGCCAGAAGCCTTGCATGTGCAGCTCTATCCATCTTCGGCGACCACAGCGACGTTATGGCCTGCCGCCAGACCGGTTTTGCGATGTTTTGCTCCAACAGCGTTCAGGAAGCCATGGACTTTGCCCTGATCGCTCAGCAGGCGACTCTTGCCAGCCGCATTCCTTTCCTGCACTTTTTCGACGGTTTCCGCACCAGCCATGAAGTTCAGAAGATCGAAGAGCTGACCTATGACGACATGCACGCAATGATCGACGATGATCTGGTGCTAGCGCACAGGATGCGCGGACTCTCTCCGGATCACCCGAGCATGGGCGGCACTGCTCAGAACCCGGATGTCTACTTCCAGGGCCGCGAGACCGTAAACAAGTTCTATCTTGCCACTCCGAAGATTGTCCAGGAGACGATGGACAAGTTCGCGAAGATAGTCGGCAGACAGTATAAACTGTTTGAATATGTTGGTGCTCCGGATGCCGAAAGAGTAATCGTGCTGATGGGCTCCGGCGCCGAGACCGCCCATGAGACAGTCGATTATATGACTGCCAAGGGCGAGAAAGTCGGCATCATCAAAGTTCGACTTTACAGACCGTTCAGCGTCGAGCATCTGATTGCAGCGCTTCCTGCATCCGTAAAGAAGATAGCTGTTCTCGACCGCACAAAGGAGCCTGGATCGCTTGGTGAGCCGCTCTATCTGGATGTGGTTACAGGTGTTGAAGAGGCAGTGTCCGAGGGTAAGGCTCCGTTCAAGAGTGCTCCCGTGATCGTGGGCGGCAGATACGGCCTGGGTTCCAAGGAGTTCACTCCTGCAATGGTCAAGGCAGTATTCGATAACCTCAAGGCCGACAAGCCGAAGAACCACTTCGTGGTCGGTATCAATGATGACGTCACCAAGTCAAGTCTGGATTACGATCCGAGCTTCCGCACTGCCGATGAAAACACTTACAGGGCTATGTTCTATGGACTCGGCTCTGACGGAACTGTCGGCGCCAACAAGAACTCGATCAAGATTATCGGCGACGAGACGGACAACTACGCTCAGGGATACTTTGTGTATGACTCGAAGAAAGCCGGTTCGGTCACTGTTTCTCACCTGCGATTCGGCAAAAACCCGATCCGCAGCCCGTATCTGATCGACAGTGCAAACTTCATTGCATGTCACAATCCGAGCTTCATCGAAAAATACGATATGCTCAAGAACCTGGAAGAGGGCGGTACATTCCTGCTGACCACACCACACGGTGCAGATGTTGTATGGGATACCCTTCCGCAGGAAGTCCAGCAGCAGATCATCGACAAAAAGGCCAAGTTCTATGTGATCGATGCGATCTCAATCGGCCATAAGATCGGCCTCGGTGCTCGGATAAATATGATAATGCAGGCCGCATTCTTCAAGCTCACCGGCATTCTGCCCGAAGAGCAGGCAGTCACTGCAATCAAGAATGCAATCAAGAAGAGTTACGGCAAATACGGCGATAAGGTCGTTGAGATGAACTACAAAGCTGTCGAAGCCGGTATGACCGAGTTTGCCGAAGTCAAGTATCCGAACAAGGTAACCAGCACATTCAAGATGCCGCCGGTTGTCAGCGAAAATGCTCCCGAGTTCGTGAAGACCGTGACAGCCGAGATTATGGCCGGACGCGGCGACGATCTTCCTGTGAGCAAGATGCCTGTGGACGGCAAGTTCATGACGGGCACTACCGCATTTGAGAAGCGCAACATCGCTGTGGATATTCCCGAGTGGGATCCCGATTTGTGCATACAGTGCGGGTTCTGCTCGCTCTATTGCCCGCATGCCGCAATTCGCATGAAGGCATATGATGAGAGTGAACTGGCCAAGGCTCCGGCGACATTCAAGAGCGCCGACGGCAAGGCTCAGCTCAAGGGCAAGAAAGTCACCGTCCAGATTGCTCCTGAGGACTGCACAGGCTGCGGGCTGTGCGTACAGAACTGCCCGGCTAAGTCCAAGGACAACCCTGATCACAAGGCGATTAATATGGTCCCGCAGGAGCCTCTGAGAGAGTCCGAGAGAGCCAATTGGGACTTCTTCCTCTCGCTTCCTGAGACCGACCCGACACTGGTCAAGAAAGAGACCGTTAAAGGCAGCCAGCTTCTGCCGGCTCTCTTCGAGTTCTCCGGCGCATGCGCGGGCTGCGGCGAGACTGCATATGTCAAGCTGGTATCTCAGCTTTTTGGCGACCGTGCGGTGATAGCTAATGCTACGGGCTGCTCATCTATCTATGGCGGGAACCTGCCCACCACTCCATACACCTCTCGCAAAGACGGCCGCGGCCCTGCGTGGTGCAACAGCCTCTTCGAGGATAATGCCGAGTTCGGTATGGGCTACAGGCTCACCATCGACAAGTTCAAGGAGTATGCGCTTGAATTGTTGGACTCAGAGGTTAAGGGCGGCTGTGTAAAGCCCGAGCTGGCTGAGGCGATCAAGAATGCCGATCAATCGACTCAGGAAGGCATAGAGGCACAGCGCGCAAGAGTCAAAGAACTCAAAGACTCTATCTCCGGTTGGCTCGACAAGTGCGCACCATGCAAGCAGCTTGACAGTGTGGCGGACTATCTTGTGGCTAAGTCGGTGTGGATAGTCGGCGGTGACGGCTGGGCGTATGATATCGGTTACGGCGGGCTGGACCATGTGCTCGCGAGCGGCAAGAACGTGAACGTCCTTGTCCTCGACACTGAGGTCTACTCCAACACCGGCGGCCAGATGTCCAAGTCTACACCCAGAGGCGCAGTCGCCAAGTTTGCTGCAGGCGGCAAGCCCATGGGCAAGAAAGACCTGGCCATGATGGCAATGACCTACGGCAATGTGTATGCGGCACGAGTCTCTTTGGCCGACCCGAACCATCTGGTGAAGACACTTGTCGAGGCTGAGGCTTATGATGGTCCGTCGATCATCATCTGCTATTCACACTGCATAGCGCACGGCATCAACAACACGTTCGGTGTCGATGAGCAGAAGAAGGCGATCGCCTGCGGACACTGGCCGTTGTTCAGATACAATCCTGAGAAGGCCGCCAAGGGTGAGAACCCGGTTTCTCTGGACAGCAAAGAGCCGAGTATGTCCTTTGAAGAATATGCATACGGCGAAAACCGCTATCGGGTATTGAAGAAGATCAACCCGGATGCGGCTGCCAAGCTGATGTGCGAGGCCGAAGTGGACGTAAAGAACCGCTGGCAGACATACAAAGAGCTTGCTGAGGCTACTTATACAAGCCCCGAGGCTGAGTGCAGCGGAAAGTAA
- a CDS encoding aminotransferase class III-fold pyridoxal phosphate-dependent enzyme encodes MDESAVERISEQTAEKYRKYVSPGQANILKFSGFDVPEDKAEGCYIWDISGRKFLDCVGGYGAFSLGHRHPKVVEAVRKQLEKEALKSHFFMSTELADACEAMASVLPGDINYSFLCNSGTEAVEGALKAARIHTGRSEYIGAVNGFHGKSFGSLSVSGRDIYKEPFKPLLPIAQQVPFGDADALENAISDKTAAVILEIVQGEAGVNIPPDDYFPKVREICDANGALLICDEVRTGYGRTGRMFAAEHYGIQPDIVTMAKALGGGVMPVGAFSADADIWDSMFGKNPYLHSTTFGGNPLACAAVIAAIKTTIEEGVVRRSEVLGHKLLDGLKTVQKLYPNVVKDVRGKGLLAGVEFDHEDFAALVIAGCGRRDVLVAYSLNNPKVIRLEPPLIIDEDELQRAIDAVGEAVAETAEILEGITEAL; translated from the coding sequence ATGGATGAATCGGCGGTGGAGCGAATCAGCGAGCAGACCGCGGAGAAATATAGAAAATACGTCAGCCCGGGACAAGCTAACATACTCAAGTTCAGCGGTTTCGATGTGCCTGAAGACAAGGCGGAGGGCTGTTATATATGGGATATATCAGGGCGAAAGTTTCTGGACTGTGTGGGCGGCTACGGCGCATTCAGCCTGGGTCACAGGCATCCGAAAGTGGTTGAGGCAGTCAGAAAACAGCTCGAAAAAGAAGCGCTGAAGAGCCATTTCTTCATGTCCACCGAACTGGCTGATGCATGCGAGGCTATGGCATCTGTTCTGCCCGGAGATATCAATTATTCATTTTTGTGCAACTCCGGCACGGAAGCAGTTGAGGGTGCGCTGAAGGCTGCACGTATTCACACGGGTCGCAGCGAGTATATAGGCGCTGTCAATGGATTTCATGGCAAAAGTTTCGGGAGCCTGTCGGTTTCCGGCAGAGATATCTATAAGGAGCCGTTCAAGCCTCTGCTTCCCATAGCGCAGCAGGTTCCATTTGGTGATGCGGATGCTCTTGAAAATGCAATCAGCGACAAAACAGCCGCTGTGATCCTGGAAATTGTGCAGGGTGAGGCAGGCGTTAATATCCCGCCGGATGATTACTTCCCGAAAGTTCGTGAGATTTGCGATGCAAACGGCGCTCTATTGATATGCGATGAGGTGCGCACAGGATATGGCCGCACGGGCAGGATGTTTGCGGCCGAACACTACGGCATTCAGCCCGACATAGTCACCATGGCCAAGGCTCTCGGCGGCGGCGTAATGCCTGTGGGTGCATTCTCGGCAGACGCGGACATATGGGACTCCATGTTCGGCAAAAACCCGTATCTTCACTCGACCACATTCGGCGGAAACCCGCTGGCTTGTGCAGCAGTGATTGCAGCGATAAAAACGACGATTGAAGAGGGCGTGGTCAGGCGCTCGGAAGTTCTCGGTCACAAGCTCCTTGACGGCCTGAAGACTGTTCAGAAGTTATATCCGAATGTTGTGAAGGATGTTCGGGGTAAGGGCCTGCTTGCAGGTGTCGAGTTCGATCATGAGGACTTTGCCGCTCTTGTGATTGCGGGTTGCGGACGCCGTGATGTGCTTGTTGCATACAGCCTCAATAACCCTAAGGTGATCCGCCTGGAGCCGCCGCTCATTATCGACGAAGACGAACTGCAGCGCGCGATTGATGCGGTCGGTGAAGCTGTGGCAGAGACTGCTGAGATACTGGAAGGCATAACGGAAGCATTGTAA
- a CDS encoding NfeD family protein translates to MIVWTPIALVYLGCLVFGFTLALVTAILGELIGHGDVGGAGHDVDMGHEVDLGHDVDIGHDVDLGHEVDLGHAGDIGDHGDIVTAHTHAGDATGASVFNTLTMMTFIASFGLSGLFAIWVLRMEPVLSLAFATPMGVLLAAVQFLLYVNLFIKAQASSEATMSDILGCEAEVITTIPNGHVGEIAYNIKGTRYNAPATSSDGEEIVKGTRVCIVNIKANTFVVRPV, encoded by the coding sequence ATGATCGTGTGGACTCCTATTGCGCTGGTATATCTTGGGTGTCTGGTCTTTGGGTTTACACTTGCTCTGGTGACCGCCATTCTTGGCGAGCTTATCGGTCATGGCGATGTCGGCGGTGCCGGGCATGATGTCGATATGGGTCATGAAGTGGATCTGGGTCATGATGTAGATATTGGTCATGACGTGGACCTGGGTCATGAAGTCGATCTGGGGCATGCAGGGGACATAGGCGACCATGGCGATATAGTGACTGCACATACGCACGCGGGCGATGCCACAGGCGCGAGTGTTTTCAATACGCTTACGATGATGACTTTCATCGCGTCGTTCGGTCTATCCGGTCTATTTGCGATATGGGTGCTCAGGATGGAGCCTGTGTTGAGCCTGGCATTTGCCACACCAATGGGCGTGCTGCTTGCGGCTGTTCAGTTTTTGCTATATGTAAACCTGTTTATAAAGGCGCAGGCCAGTAGTGAAGCCACGATGTCCGATATCCTGGGCTGTGAGGCAGAGGTCATAACCACGATACCAAATGGGCATGTCGGTGAGATTGCCTATAACATCAAGGGCACGCGATATAATGCGCCGGCCACTTCCAGTGACGGAGAAGAAATAGTTAAAGGAACCAGGGTCTGCATAGTGAATATTAAAGCGAACACATTTGTCGTAAGACCTGTGTGA
- a CDS encoding nucleotidyltransferase domain-containing protein, with product MIREHHKREIERLVDKFSPDERYRALIIGGSVAKGMAKDNSDVDILLVATDEEFEQRKEKDDIFYLDMECGYDGGYIDGKVINLQFIKDAADHGSEPARWAFTGAFAAYSHIPGLDDLIKQIPVYQESDHAEKIKTFYTMVCVMPWFAREAKNRKDPYLATKSATDTVLFAARLALAHNKLLYPYHKWLMTQLHKAADKPEELISLMDTALTHPSQENTEAIRSSITNYYGDHGLDWSAMTSRFLKECEWNWLEHRPPVYDW from the coding sequence TTGATTCGAGAGCATCACAAGAGAGAGATTGAAAGGCTGGTCGACAAGTTCTCACCGGATGAAAGGTACCGTGCGCTGATTATCGGAGGGTCGGTGGCAAAAGGAATGGCTAAGGACAATTCTGATGTTGACATTCTACTTGTGGCAACCGACGAAGAATTTGAGCAAAGGAAGGAAAAAGACGATATATTTTACCTCGACATGGAATGCGGCTATGATGGCGGCTATATCGATGGCAAAGTAATCAATTTGCAATTCATTAAAGATGCCGCCGACCATGGCAGTGAGCCTGCAAGGTGGGCATTTACGGGTGCTTTCGCTGCATACTCGCATATACCAGGTCTTGATGATCTGATCAAGCAAATCCCTGTATACCAGGAATCAGATCATGCAGAAAAGATCAAAACTTTTTATACGATGGTGTGTGTGATGCCATGGTTTGCGCGTGAAGCGAAGAATCGGAAAGACCCCTACCTTGCGACAAAGTCCGCGACTGATACAGTCTTATTCGCTGCAAGACTCGCGCTTGCGCATAACAAGCTGTTGTATCCATATCATAAGTGGCTGATGACCCAACTGCACAAGGCCGCAGATAAACCAGAGGAGCTTATCAGCTTGATGGATACTGCACTGACTCATCCCAGTCAGGAAAACACAGAAGCAATTCGGAGCAGCATCACTAATTACTATGGTGATCACGGTCTAGACTGGAGTGCGATGACCAGCAGGTTTCTAAAGGAATGCGAGTGGAACTGGCTTGAGCACAGACCTCCGGTCTATGACTGGTAA
- the rsgA gene encoding ribosome small subunit-dependent GTPase A: MKLEDIGYDSDFAYHFNQLNDDSLSPCRISLEQRGLYSVISEYGEMPAIPTGKMLYETEKPVVGDWVAAQILHEQPPKAIIHDLLPRKSKFSRKEAGSRVREQPVAANIDTVFVVTGLDHNFRTARIERYLTLAWESGAVPVVLLTKCDLCDDVESKICEVSASAPGVPVHATSSVLGIGMEGLADYITAGRTVALLGSSGVGKSTVVNYLLGNNVQRVQDVRDDDSRGRHTTTHRQMFVLPTGGMVIDTPGMRELQLWNADDGLAEAFSDIEKLGENCRFRDCKHINEPGCAVLAALNEGTLDARRFENYRKMLGELRYLERKQDVGAAQTERERWKKIHKQVRKLGR, encoded by the coding sequence TTGAAACTCGAAGATATCGGATATGATTCCGACTTTGCATATCACTTCAACCAATTAAACGATGACAGTCTCTCGCCATGCCGTATCAGCCTTGAGCAGAGAGGGCTGTATTCGGTTATCAGCGAGTATGGTGAAATGCCGGCCATACCAACCGGCAAAATGCTCTATGAGACCGAAAAGCCTGTGGTCGGCGACTGGGTGGCTGCGCAAATTTTGCATGAGCAGCCACCTAAGGCAATTATTCACGACTTGCTTCCCCGCAAGAGTAAATTCTCGCGCAAGGAAGCAGGGTCGAGAGTAAGGGAACAGCCCGTGGCGGCAAATATAGACACTGTGTTTGTCGTGACAGGTCTCGATCATAATTTCAGAACTGCCCGAATTGAGCGGTATCTCACGCTTGCCTGGGAGAGTGGAGCAGTGCCAGTCGTTCTGCTCACAAAGTGCGATCTGTGTGATGACGTGGAATCCAAAATTTGTGAGGTCAGTGCATCCGCGCCGGGTGTGCCTGTGCATGCGACCAGCAGTGTGCTGGGTATCGGTATGGAAGGCCTGGCGGATTACATAACAGCAGGTCGGACTGTTGCGCTCCTCGGCTCATCAGGTGTCGGTAAGTCCACTGTAGTCAACTATCTGCTTGGAAACAACGTTCAGAGGGTGCAGGATGTGCGCGATGACGACAGCCGCGGACGTCATACCACGACACATAGGCAGATGTTTGTGCTGCCGACCGGCGGGATGGTGATAGACACACCAGGCATGCGTGAACTTCAGCTATGGAATGCTGATGATGGCCTGGCAGAGGCGTTCAGCGATATAGAGAAGCTGGGTGAGAATTGCAGATTCAGGGACTGCAAACATATCAATGAACCGGGATGTGCAGTTCTGGCAGCATTGAATGAAGGTACACTGGATGCGCGCAGGTTCGAGAACTATCGAAAGATGCTCGGCGAGCTTCGTTACCTTGAGAGAAAACAGGATGTCGGGGCCGCACAGACCGAACGGGAGCGCTGGAAGAAAATTCACAAACAGGTGAGGAAGCTGGGTAGATAA
- the recR gene encoding recombination mediator RecR, with protein sequence MHYAKPLAKLVGEFEKLPGIGPKSAQRLAFHVLRISEDEAQMLADAVMDVKAHIKLCPICYNYTDQDRCEVCSDAKRDRSLLCVVAEPRDVVAMEKTNEFRGLYHVLGGVISPMDGVSADMLRVRELLERINSGEIKEIVLATNPTIEGDATAMYIAQLVKPLGVKVTRIAHGMPVGGDMDYADQATLIQALQWRREI encoded by the coding sequence ATGCATTACGCAAAACCGCTTGCAAAACTGGTGGGCGAGTTTGAAAAGCTCCCTGGGATCGGACCAAAATCCGCGCAGAGGCTGGCGTTTCATGTCCTCAGAATATCCGAAGACGAGGCGCAGATGCTTGCCGACGCCGTGATGGACGTGAAAGCCCACATCAAACTCTGCCCCATATGCTATAACTACACGGATCAGGACCGCTGCGAGGTCTGTTCGGATGCGAAACGTGACAGATCACTGCTTTGTGTCGTGGCCGAGCCGCGCGATGTCGTCGCGATGGAAAAGACCAACGAGTTTCGAGGACTATACCATGTTCTGGGTGGCGTGATATCGCCCATGGACGGTGTGTCTGCTGATATGCTCAGGGTGCGGGAGCTTCTTGAGCGAATAAATAGTGGCGAGATCAAGGAAATTGTGCTCGCCACAAATCCTACGATTGAAGGCGACGCAACCGCCATGTATATAGCGCAACTTGTTAAACCGCTGGGCGTGAAAGTGACCAGGATTGCCCACGGAATGCCGGTTGGAGGAGATATGGACTATGCCGATCAGGCGACGTTGATCCAGGCCCTTCAATGGCGAAGAGAAATATAG
- a CDS encoding dihydroorotate dehydrogenase-like protein, protein MADISTTYMGIELTSPVIVGASTWSHKVDNIKRAQDAGAGALVIHSLFQEQIELEREELEEDLTAHGEEFAEALSYFPHMEHAGPREHIMWVEKARKLVDMPLIGSINAISEGDWVQYAKLLEQAGCNALELNLYAIETDPNKNAADVENQALDIVNSVISEVSVPVAVKLSPFYTALANFAYKVVDAGADALVLFNRFYQPFIDPEHERIVISLDFSRSEDTRLPLRWIGILSDGLNTDLAASTGVKTAMDIARHLLAGAKAVQCVSTLYENGLSHIAIMNSELSNWMDAHGYGGIEDFRGKLSHKNVSDPYAFERAQYIQLLLGDR, encoded by the coding sequence ATGGCTGATATAAGCACCACATACATGGGGATCGAATTGACCAGTCCGGTTATAGTTGGCGCATCGACCTGGTCACACAAGGTTGACAATATTAAGAGAGCGCAGGATGCAGGAGCGGGTGCACTGGTCATTCACTCGCTCTTTCAGGAGCAGATCGAGCTTGAACGTGAAGAGCTTGAGGAGGACCTTACGGCGCATGGCGAGGAGTTTGCCGAAGCTCTATCATATTTTCCTCATATGGAGCATGCCGGCCCGCGCGAACACATAATGTGGGTCGAAAAAGCGCGCAAGCTGGTCGATATGCCCCTGATCGGCAGCATTAATGCGATATCAGAAGGCGACTGGGTCCAATACGCAAAACTTCTTGAACAAGCCGGATGCAATGCTCTCGAACTCAATCTATATGCCATTGAGACAGACCCAAACAAGAATGCGGCGGATGTGGAGAACCAGGCTCTGGATATCGTGAATTCCGTAATAAGTGAAGTGTCGGTGCCGGTGGCGGTCAAGCTTAGCCCATTCTACACAGCTCTCGCAAACTTTGCTTATAAAGTAGTTGATGCCGGCGCAGATGCACTTGTGTTGTTCAATCGGTTCTATCAGCCGTTTATCGACCCCGAGCATGAGCGTATAGTTATCAGCCTCGACTTCAGCAGGTCGGAGGATACCCGTCTGCCTTTACGATGGATAGGAATACTCTCGGATGGTTTGAATACTGACCTTGCCGCAAGCACGGGCGTCAAAACAGCAATGGATATTGCTCGACATCTGCTGGCCGGCGCAAAAGCTGTGCAGTGCGTCTCCACTCTGTATGAAAACGGTCTGAGCCACATTGCCATAATGAACTCCGAATTGTCAAACTGGATGGATGCGCACGGCTACGGCGGCATAGAGGACTTCAGAGGAAAGCTCAGTCACAAGAATGTGAGTGACCCATATGCGTTTGAACGCGCTCAGTATATTCAACTGCTCCTTGGCGACAGATAG
- a CDS encoding flotillin family protein: MDILNPSGVVTTVVAVVIFFVLIFMIAASRYRKAGPNQVLVVYGKKRHYRDAMSGERGTRGFRIVKGGGVVVLPIVETYSYLSLELMTIDITTPAVYSVQGVPVLVEGVAQIKVRGDDTSIATAAEQFLDKTQAQIAEIAHQTLEGHLRAIIGTMNVEELVTNRDSFAQRVQEVSAGDLANMGLQVVSFVIKDIRDTQGYLEAWGRPRIALVKRDASIAEAEAQRDSTIKSAQANQLAQSAKFEADTKVAEADRDYKSKLAEYNASVKQKEAASDLAYDLQKFKTEQLVRSEEVQVQVVEKQKQIEVQEQEILRREKELAATVERPAMAERSKIQQLAEAEQYRLQATASGQAEATRQVGIAEADAAKAKGLADAEVVQAKGQAEALAMAKKAEAWQQYNEAAILQVVIENLPQLAKAVSEPLSKTEKIVVVGGGGDGSAGASKVTQDVVNVVAQLPPMIQALTGMNLEELLKSIPQGFGGRKAKPAPAAKTEPKPSTDAAPEAKADDKPKV; this comes from the coding sequence ATGGACATTCTGAATCCAAGTGGTGTTGTGACTACGGTAGTTGCGGTTGTAATATTCTTCGTGCTGATCTTCATGATCGCCGCAAGCCGCTATCGCAAGGCCGGACCAAACCAGGTGTTGGTCGTTTACGGTAAGAAAAGGCACTATCGCGATGCAATGTCCGGCGAACGCGGGACACGTGGTTTCCGCATCGTGAAGGGTGGGGGCGTCGTTGTGCTGCCGATTGTCGAGACATATTCCTATCTGTCTCTGGAACTGATGACAATCGATATTACAACGCCCGCCGTATACAGCGTCCAGGGCGTGCCTGTGCTGGTGGAAGGCGTTGCCCAGATCAAGGTCCGAGGTGACGACACATCCATCGCGACTGCCGCCGAGCAGTTTCTGGATAAGACCCAGGCGCAGATAGCCGAGATCGCGCATCAGACGCTGGAAGGGCATTTGCGCGCTATTATCGGCACGATGAACGTCGAGGAACTGGTCACCAATCGTGATTCATTTGCTCAGAGAGTGCAGGAAGTATCAGCGGGCGATCTGGCCAATATGGGTCTGCAAGTGGTTTCGTTCGTTATCAAAGATATTCGCGACACTCAAGGTTACCTCGAAGCATGGGGTCGACCAAGGATCGCACTGGTCAAGAGAGATGCATCGATTGCCGAAGCCGAGGCTCAAAGAGACTCAACTATAAAGTCTGCTCAGGCCAATCAACTCGCTCAGTCGGCCAAATTCGAGGCCGACACCAAAGTGGCGGAAGCCGACAGGGACTATAAGTCCAAGTTGGCCGAATACAATGCGTCCGTGAAGCAGAAAGAGGCGGCGTCCGACCTTGCATATGATCTGCAGAAGTTCAAGACCGAGCAACTTGTCAGGTCGGAAGAGGTGCAGGTGCAGGTGGTCGAAAAGCAGAAGCAGATCGAGGTCCAGGAGCAGGAAATTTTGCGCAGAGAGAAGGAACTCGCTGCCACAGTCGAGCGGCCTGCCATGGCTGAACGCTCCAAGATTCAGCAACTTGCCGAAGCCGAGCAATACAGACTGCAGGCGACCGCGTCAGGTCAGGCTGAAGCGACCAGGCAGGTAGGTATTGCCGAAGCCGATGCGGCCAAGGCTAAGGGTCTGGCTGATGCTGAAGTAGTTCAGGCGAAGGGCCAGGCTGAAGCTCTTGCGATGGCAAAGAAAGCCGAAGCATGGCAGCAATATAACGAGGCGGCTATCCTGCAGGTCGTGATTGAGAACCTGCCACAGCTTGCTAAGGCTGTATCCGAACCGCTCTCGAAGACTGAGAAGATCGTGGTCGTAGGCGGCGGAGGCGACGGCAGCGCAGGTGCGTCCAAAGTGACGCAGGATGTGGTGAATGTGGTTGCGCAGCTTCCTCCGATGATCCAGGCTCTGACCGGCATGAACCTTGAGGAATTGCTAAAGAGCATCCCGCAGGGTTTTGGCGGACGCAAGGCTAAACCGGCGCCTGCAGCTAAGACTGAACCCAAGCCGAGCACTGATGCCGCACCTGAGGCAAAGGCTGACGATAAACCAAAGGTCTGA